One genomic region from Augochlora pura isolate Apur16 chromosome 7, APUR_v2.2.1, whole genome shotgun sequence encodes:
- the LOC144472931 gene encoding uncharacterized protein LOC144472931, whose protein sequence is MKVSLTRVDEDDNYTNGCCRLCLREKVYSRPIFAEGAATARLRSRILDCCPITLLDDDRLPSSICELCENNLDIAYQFRQLCRESERVLRARFESSFRERSRTLQVDGAQTCLDERTKISVAKPVAVSCEIVCDNSENVDETGIGKRAESLGFQSEEEEETESVRQQLESRTPTIKQRGNKEQEKENHSSQSKTTTKAAKTTSCAESEKRGEKKYLCDLCSKTFASKSGLRFHLKSHIGEKPHSCQHCGKRFAIPSYAKRHERIHTAEKQFVCHVCSAAFASSNGLRYHLRSHTGEANYRCETCGKSFGRYKYLKEHVFTHTGEKPFACKTCGAAYASSGSLFVHEKKCRNKSGIGQDGEPTG, encoded by the exons ATGAAGGTTTCGTTGACTCGCGTCGATGAAGACGATAACTATACGAACGGCTGCTGCAGGTTATGCCTTCGCGAAAAAGTTTATTCGAGACCGATATTCGCAGAAGGAGCCGCTACCGCGCGACTGCGTTCCCGAATTCTAGACTGTTGTCCCATCACG CTGTTGGATGATGATCGCTTGCCAAGCTCAATATGCGAACTTTGCGAGAACAATCTGGATATTGCTTACCAATTCCGTCAACTATGTAGAGAATCGGAGCGCGTActtcgcgcgcgtttcgagtCCAGTTTCCGCGAACGAAGCAGGACCCTCCAG GTGGACGGCGCGCAAACATGTCTGGACGAACGAACTAAAATATCAGTAGCAAAACCTGTCGCGGTGAGCTGCGAGATTGTTTGTGATAACAGCGAAAACGTCGACGAGACCGGAATCGGAAAACGAGCAGAATCGTTAGGCTTTCAGtcggaagaagaggaagaaacggAATCTGTTCGGCAACAACTAGAATCGAGAACGCCGACAATCAAACAGCGGGGAAACAAAGAGCAGGAGAAAGAGAATCACAGTTCCCAGAGCAAAACGACTACGAAAGCTGCAAAGACAACCTCTTGCGCTGAAAGTGAGAAACGAGGGGAAAAGAAGTACCTTTGCGATTTGTGCAGCAAAACGTTCGCCTCGAAATCAGGCTTGAGGTTCCACTTAAAATCGCACATCGGCGAGAAACCACACTCTTGTCAGCACTGCGGCAAACGGTTCGCCATTCCAAGTTACGCGAAAAGGCACGAGAGGATTCACACCGCGGAGAAGCAATTCGTTTGTCATGTTTGTAGCGCAGCGTTCGCCTCTTCGAACGGTCTCAGATATCATCTGAGATCGCACACTGGAGAGGCAAATTATCGCTGCGAGACCTGCGGCAAGTCCTTCGGCCGTTACAAGTACTTGAAGGAGCACGTGTTCACTCATACGGGAGAGAAACCGTTCGCCTGCAAGACCTGCGGTGCGGCATATGCCAGCTCCGGTAGCCTCTTCGTTCACGAGAAGAAGTGCAGAAACAAATCTGGGATCGGCCAGGATGGTGAACCCACTGGTTGA